Proteins co-encoded in one Desulfovibrio sp. Huiquan2017 genomic window:
- a CDS encoding TlpA disulfide reductase family protein, with product MKKIWLITALALGLLALSACSGESGDDPKTSGAALAPAHGTAASSGSIPFLGESELDQYLKANAGKPTMLFFWATWCPSCKQQIPELAELQKTRGDGINVIALSVDENEDALKRYLDKHPLGVPVYWGDQALARKFRVEAIPTLVIFDKNGKQIFAQAGVFPGSMLGAMADNLNQ from the coding sequence ATGAAGAAAATATGGCTCATCACCGCCCTGGCCCTGGGGCTTCTGGCTCTGAGCGCCTGTTCCGGCGAATCCGGCGACGACCCCAAGACCAGCGGCGCGGCCCTGGCCCCCGCCCACGGGACGGCCGCTTCGTCAGGCTCCATCCCCTTCCTGGGCGAATCCGAACTCGATCAATACCTCAAGGCCAACGCGGGCAAACCCACCATGCTCTTTTTCTGGGCCACCTGGTGCCCGTCCTGCAAGCAGCAGATCCCCGAACTGGCGGAACTGCAAAAGACCAGGGGCGACGGGATCAACGTCATCGCCCTGTCCGTGGACGAGAACGAGGACGCCCTCAAGCGGTATCTGGACAAGCACCCCCTGGGCGTGCCCGTCTACTGGGGCGACCAGGCCCTGGCCCGCAAGTTCCGGGTGGAGGCCATCCCCACCCTGGTCATCTTCGATAAGAACGGCAAACAGATCTTCGCCCAGGCGGGGGTCTTCCCCGGCTCCATGCTCGGTGCCATGGCCGACAACCTCAACCAATAG
- a CDS encoding N-acetyltransferase, with protein MIRKARIGDVKAIHGLLMLTDQHDGLVLPRSFSQLYSHLRDFLVALDDDGTVIGCCALNIIWDNLAEIRSLVVMSSHRGKNLGRTLVETCLSEAVTLGIYKVYTLTEVPGFFKKVGFVQEEMDTLNQKIFLDCLNCPRFPDLCNEVAMIINL; from the coding sequence ATGATTCGCAAAGCACGCATAGGGGACGTCAAGGCCATCCACGGCCTGCTCATGCTCACCGATCAGCATGACGGCCTGGTCCTGCCCCGGTCCTTCAGTCAGCTCTATTCGCACCTGCGCGACTTTCTGGTCGCCCTGGACGACGATGGCACGGTCATCGGCTGTTGCGCCCTGAACATCATCTGGGACAATCTGGCCGAGATCCGATCGCTGGTCGTCATGTCCTCCCACCGGGGCAAGAATCTCGGCCGCACGCTGGTCGAGACCTGTCTGTCCGAGGCCGTCACCTTGGGCATCTACAAGGTCTACACCCTGACCGAGGTGCCCGGCTTCTTCAAGAAGGTCGGCTTCGTGCAGGAGGAAATGGACACCCTGAACCAGAAAATATTCCTGGACTGCCTCAACTGTCCGAGGTTCCCCGACCTCTGCAATGAAGTGGCCATGATCATCAACCTGTAA
- the hpt gene encoding hypoxanthine phosphoribosyltransferase — MAHKLTPFLTAEQIAGRNAELGREITASYTGDSPLVCICVLKGAFLFFADIIRRIDRDIEIDFVRLASYGSATARSEDIVFSKDLEISIEGKDVLVIEDIVDTGHSMDFLLHVLRRRNPKSLKICALIDKHERREKAVTVDFAGFKLSDGFIVGYGLDYDERYRELGGIFELSTDS, encoded by the coding sequence ATGGCACATAAACTGACTCCGTTTCTTACCGCCGAACAGATAGCCGGACGCAACGCGGAACTGGGCCGCGAAATCACCGCGTCCTACACTGGCGACAGCCCCCTCGTCTGTATCTGCGTGCTCAAGGGCGCGTTTCTCTTTTTTGCGGATATCATCCGGCGCATCGACCGCGATATTGAAATAGATTTCGTACGATTGGCCAGCTACGGATCGGCCACGGCCAGGTCCGAGGACATCGTTTTTTCCAAGGATCTGGAGATATCCATCGAGGGCAAGGATGTCCTGGTCATCGAGGATATCGTGGACACCGGCCATTCCATGGACTTCCTGCTCCACGTACTCAGGCGCAGAAATCCAAAGAGTTTGAAAATTTGTGCGCTTATTGATAAGCATGAGCGACGGGAAAAAGCCGTGACCGTCGATTTTGCCGGTTTCAAGCTGAGCGACGGATTCATCGTCGGCTATGGCCTGGACTATGACGAACGATACAGGGAGCTGGGCGGTATTTTTGAGCTGTCCACCGACTCTTAG
- a CDS encoding DUF3426 domain-containing protein, producing MIVTCPNCETNYNLPDEKIPAGGAKVKCSKCAHVFKVELPPPSPEEEFEALLEDETPDAGEAFDETFEDVAAGADAAVGKATTPAEDDRADEVVEDMSDMDGLFDDEEPDAAAGDEPETEEDDLFAEVSGGEEESDDLFADDGEEDDGDLFEDADEAEPDDGNALFTDADADEDEDELAGGLGDSLELDETPEPAGRKSLGCLIVLLVLAVGVGAAIYFRVWTMAGVDLGDMLKNVPFVGQLFMEETGGGEQAAPGESPAERVRKIELKNVKQYYVRNEKVGDLFVVEGKAVNTFSKPKERIKVEVILYDAANNVLTSQAFLCGNVLSQFQLQVQTEKEIADGLASDVGILSNNTFIRPGASTPFMAVFFKPPEGVKEFMVKVVDVGDPK from the coding sequence ATGATCGTCACCTGCCCGAATTGCGAGACCAACTACAACCTGCCCGATGAGAAGATCCCAGCGGGCGGGGCCAAGGTCAAGTGCTCCAAGTGCGCGCACGTGTTCAAGGTCGAATTGCCTCCGCCGTCTCCGGAAGAGGAGTTCGAGGCCCTGCTTGAAGACGAGACCCCGGACGCGGGCGAAGCGTTTGACGAGACTTTCGAGGACGTTGCCGCCGGTGCGGATGCGGCGGTCGGTAAGGCCACCACGCCTGCGGAGGACGACCGGGCCGACGAGGTCGTGGAAGACATGTCCGACATGGACGGCTTGTTCGACGACGAGGAGCCCGATGCGGCGGCCGGTGACGAGCCCGAGACGGAGGAGGACGACCTGTTCGCCGAGGTGAGCGGCGGGGAGGAGGAGTCCGACGATCTCTTTGCCGACGATGGCGAGGAGGACGATGGCGATCTTTTCGAGGACGCGGACGAAGCCGAGCCCGACGACGGCAATGCGTTGTTCACCGACGCCGACGCGGACGAGGACGAGGACGAGCTTGCGGGCGGACTGGGCGACAGCCTGGAGCTCGACGAGACCCCCGAACCCGCCGGGCGCAAATCCCTGGGCTGCCTGATCGTTCTGCTCGTTCTGGCGGTGGGCGTCGGCGCGGCCATCTATTTCCGGGTCTGGACCATGGCCGGCGTAGACCTGGGCGACATGCTCAAGAACGTGCCCTTCGTGGGCCAGTTGTTCATGGAGGAGACCGGCGGCGGCGAGCAGGCCGCGCCGGGCGAATCTCCGGCCGAGCGCGTGCGCAAGATCGAGCTGAAGAACGTCAAGCAGTATTACGTCAGGAACGAGAAGGTCGGCGACCTGTTCGTGGTCGAGGGCAAGGCGGTCAACACGTTCTCCAAGCCCAAGGAGCGGATCAAGGTCGAGGTCATCCTCTACGATGCGGCCAACAATGTTCTGACCTCCCAGGCGTTCCTGTGCGGCAACGTGCTCTCTCAGTTCCAGCTCCAGGTGCAGACCGAGAAGGAAATCGCCGACGGCCTGGCCTCGGATGTGGGCATCTTGTCCAACAACACCTTCATCCGGCCCGGAGCGTCCACGCCGTTCATGGCCGTGTTCTTCAAACCGCCCGAGGGCGTCAAGGAGTTCATGGTCAAGGTGGTGGACGTGGGCGACCCGAAGTAG
- a CDS encoding AtpZ/AtpI family protein, giving the protein MLFSKDDRVVQITQLGGTAGTMGLHIVSATVVGLTIGYFLDDYFGTKPWLIMTFFFLGIVAGFKMVFEDFRRLQRREEAKKASSLKQDGEKSAGQDEPKA; this is encoded by the coding sequence ATGCTCTTTTCAAAAGATGATCGAGTGGTGCAGATCACTCAGCTCGGCGGCACCGCTGGAACGATGGGACTGCATATCGTCTCGGCCACCGTCGTCGGTTTGACCATCGGGTATTTCCTGGACGACTACTTCGGGACCAAGCCCTGGCTGATCATGACCTTCTTCTTTTTGGGGATCGTCGCCGGGTTCAAGATGGTCTTCGAGGATTTCCGGCGTCTCCAGAGGCGTGAAGAGGCAAAAAAAGCAAGTTCTTTGAAACAGGATGGAGAAAAGAGTGCTGGGCAGGATGAACCAAAGGCTTGA